Part of the Niallia alba genome is shown below.
CACATCTTTAATCGAAATGTTTTCACATCCATCTAAACTTATTAATTTTGGTCTCGGATAAAGCAGCTTTTCCCGCTCATTGCGAAAAATATGCCACCATCGTTCACCATTTCCATTGATTGTTCCAAAGCCAGTTATAGCAATATTACAACTATTTTCCGCATATAAACACGAAGCATAGACCTCTCTAGCTACACCTTCCCATCTGGATGTAACAACGAAATAGTCCTCTTGCCGATCAGAGAATTTCAATATTGCTCCTGCTGCTAAATGGATTTCAATATTATCCTTTAATAAAAGTGCCCCGGTCAGAAACTCACCTGGCGGAATGACAATTCTGCCTCCACCATTTTTATATGCCTTATCTATCGCCTCTTGAATAGATTCTGTACATAAATCCCCATCATTCTTTGCACCGAATTCAGTGATGATATAGTCGCTCATTTTATAATCTCCTTATTCGTTAATTACTTCCTCCACTTCCCCTAATGCTTGCAAAAATGCACCCAAGCCTTTTTGATCATTACAAACAATCGGCTCGCTAATGTAATAGGCATAGGTCCCGTCTCGTTTGTCAGCTCCACCAAGTCCTGCTACCTGACAATTTTTATTCAAGTTTACCCAACCCTCTTTTGTCAGAAGAACAAATTCATCTAAAAGACCTTGATAGCCCTTCTTTAATGGACCAATCCATTCTTGTTTATCAAGAACTCCTAAGCGAATCCCCTTTGCTATTGCACAAACGTACATACTGCTTGCAGATGCTTCTAAGTAGTTGCCTTTTTCGCCCTGCTTATCTACTACTTGATACCAGACTCCCTTTTCCTTATCTTGATAGTTTAGTATTGTTTCTAATGTTTTCTTAAGAATCTTCTCTAGAAAGGAACGGTCTGGCGTATCCTCTGGAATAATTTCTAATGTATCTACTAATGCCAGCACATACCAGCCCATTGCTCTTCCCCAAAAATTCTCCGATAATCCTGTTTCTTTATTAGCCCAAGGCTGTACTTTCTTCTCGTCCCATGCATGATAAAGAAGTCCTGTCCTTTCATCTAATAAGTGTTGATAACTAGTTTTGAATTGATGCAGAATATCGTCAAGCCCCTCTCCATCTGCATATTCCATTTGATATTGTGCGTAAAATGGTGCTCCCATATATAAACCATCTAGCCAAATTTGATACGGATAGATTTGCTTATGCCAAAAGACACCTTCTGAAGTTCTTGGATGTTGCTCTAATTGTGATTTCAATAAATCAGCTGCTTTTCGATACTTTTCCTCGCCTGTTTCTTTATATAATTGAAACAGTAGTTTTCCATTGTTAATATGGTCAATATTAAATTCCGATACTTCATACTCTTTTATCGATCCATCTGGTTGAACAAAATAATCAATATTTTCTTTTATATACTGCAAATATTTCTCATTACCGGTTCGTATCCAGAGGTTTTCAAACCCTTTTAGAACGACTCCATAATCATAAGACCATTTTCCGTTATAACCTCTATCCTCATATAAATGTGGAAGTCTTTCCATAATGGAAAGAGCTGTTCTCTCTGACCAACTTATTTCTGTCATTCTTATATTCTCCCATCTTATCTAGATTTTTCCCCACTCTTAACGGGTAGTAAGAACCCCAGCTCAAGCGAGGGCACTGAAAAACTGGCTAGTTAATGATGATGGGCAATAGCCACTTTTTAAACATAAGATGATGGATTTGTTTTCCGAGGCTCGTCGCTACATTCCTGCGGGGTCTCGGACTTTCTCGCAGCTCCCATAGGAGTCGAGCGGACGCCTCTCCAAACCAACCTTATTTTCACTTTCCAATATGCTTGCTCTTCATTTCGCACGAAAAAAAGACTTTTTCAGTGGCCTCAGCTCAAGCTGCGAAGGGTCTTTCCACTACTTCCCCGCTAGAGTTAAGTGTCTTACGCTCCATTCCAGTCTTGTTTGAAATATTGATTATAAGCAACAACAACCTAAATTTTTTCAAGGTGAGCGTCTAGCCGAAATCTGCTTTTCTCTCACCTTTTTTTGTCAAAGTATGCTCTAATTATTTTTGGCTTATTTCGTTTGTTCGTATGCTGCTTTATACTCCTCTTTAATTGTATTTCCGCCAGAATCGCTCCAAGTTTTTACTGCCTTTTTAAATCCATCTAAATCAATTTCGCCTAATATATACTGATAAGTAGCATCTGTAATGATCTTTTGTAATTCAGAACCTTGTGATGTATTTGTTGGAGATTCTAAAGAATAAGCAGGATTTAACACTGCATAATTAGCATTGTCTGCAATCATCTCATCTGCTAATGCTTTAATAGGATTGGGATCCTTTAATCCATAGCCTGATTCTTTTGGTCTAGATGCCGCGAATGGCTGCACTTCTTGTGTCCATAAGTCCTGATTGATAATTTCATATGCACCATCATCTGTTAACTTATAATGAACATCTTCCATTCCGTATGTCATTAACGTGTATACTTCTGAATCTAATAGATCATTTACAAATTTAAGAATTCTCTTTAATTCCGCTTCATCCTTTACTTCTGAACGAGGGAATGCCAATAATCCACCAATTCCGTTATTCGCTGCCCAAATCGCACGCTCAGGTTGGGAATCAGAAACCATATCATTCACTAATGCTAATTCCATATTATCTTGGATACC
Proteins encoded:
- a CDS encoding glycoside hydrolase family 88/105 protein, which encodes MTEISWSERTALSIMERLPHLYEDRGYNGKWSYDYGVVLKGFENLWIRTGNEKYLQYIKENIDYFVQPDGSIKEYEVSEFNIDHINNGKLLFQLYKETGEEKYRKAADLLKSQLEQHPRTSEGVFWHKQIYPYQIWLDGLYMGAPFYAQYQMEYADGEGLDDILHQFKTSYQHLLDERTGLLYHAWDEKKVQPWANKETGLSENFWGRAMGWYVLALVDTLEIIPEDTPDRSFLEKILKKTLETILNYQDKEKGVWYQVVDKQGEKGNYLEASASSMYVCAIAKGIRLGVLDKQEWIGPLKKGYQGLLDEFVLLTKEGWVNLNKNCQVAGLGGADKRDGTYAYYISEPIVCNDQKGLGAFLQALGEVEEVINE